One stretch of Bremerella cremea DNA includes these proteins:
- the miaA gene encoding tRNA (adenosine(37)-N6)-dimethylallyltransferase MiaA yields the protein MTNLSTDKEFSFLDAWYLTGATASGKTRVGLCLAKKINAEIIALDSMSLYRDMDIGTAKPTREEQAVVPHHLIDVLNPSENSSISHYLQLAEQAAREIQGRGKQVLFVGGTPLYLKALLRGLSEGPAPDLAYRNALEEEAAKVGNKALHARLKQVDPLAAARIHENDTRRMIRALEVYHATGQPMSHYQFEFEDHVSPENCRAFWLSWDRPVLHDRINNRVEAMFEHGMVDEVQRLLDKHSPLSTTALQAVGYQEVIDYLAGNRELESAKDRVKARTRQFAKRQCTWFRSLEECREVSLTGQLDAEAVAEQIVAMARS from the coding sequence ATGACGAATCTCTCGACTGACAAAGAGTTTAGTTTCCTAGATGCCTGGTATTTAACCGGGGCAACCGCCAGCGGAAAGACCCGTGTCGGGCTTTGCTTGGCGAAGAAAATTAACGCGGAAATCATCGCGCTCGACTCGATGTCGCTGTACCGAGATATGGACATCGGCACCGCTAAGCCAACCCGAGAAGAGCAGGCAGTGGTGCCCCACCACCTGATCGATGTGCTAAATCCGAGCGAAAATTCAAGTATTTCGCATTATTTGCAACTCGCCGAGCAAGCCGCCCGTGAAATCCAGGGACGCGGCAAGCAGGTGCTCTTTGTGGGGGGAACGCCCCTTTATTTGAAGGCTCTTTTACGGGGACTTTCCGAGGGGCCAGCCCCTGATCTGGCCTATCGGAACGCTTTGGAAGAGGAAGCCGCCAAAGTGGGCAATAAGGCGCTGCATGCCCGGCTTAAACAGGTCGATCCCCTAGCAGCGGCCCGCATTCACGAGAACGATACCCGGCGCATGATTCGCGCTTTGGAAGTCTATCATGCCACCGGCCAGCCAATGAGCCACTATCAATTCGAGTTCGAAGATCACGTTTCGCCCGAGAATTGCCGCGCGTTCTGGCTTTCGTGGGATCGCCCCGTCCTGCACGATCGGATCAACAACCGGGTGGAAGCGATGTTCGAGCATGGCATGGTCGACGAAGTCCAGCGGCTGCTCGATAAACACTCGCCACTGAGCACCACCGCTTTACAGGCCGTTGGCTATCAGGAAGTGATCGATTACTTGGCCGGTAACCGCGAGTTAGAATCGGCCAAAGATCGCGTTAAGGCTCGCACACGGCAGTTTGCCAAGCGGCAATGCACGTGGTTTCGCAGCTTGGAAGAGTGTCGCGAAGTCTCGCTAACCGGGCAACTCGACGCCGAAGCGGTCGCCGAGCAAATTGTTGCCATGGCACGAAGTTAA
- a CDS encoding metallophosphoesterase family protein, whose translation MTPGSPFRFIQTGDIHLDQPLGGLAEVPKHLREIFLSAPRQAFQQVVENALLHEVDFMLITGNVLDVRQSSPVIVGFLLDQLETLNDAGIKVYWIGGESDPPARWPASIHLPANVHTVGPGKPVEILHTRDEVAICNIIAQGFIGRDPSWGQFRPDAAGLFTIAALHGDFESESIARSGIPYWALGGKDLRNKLNASPAIAIYAGSPQGRTTTHNGQRGCTLVEVDEEGDIAMEAIPTDVCRWQSEIIELENCKKLSDLTQIIRNRLNTLNTTKGNRQLMIDWRVIVANEATRELLKEETWQQVTDELNKQFGQEPMGSWTYELTVETASVIPEAWYQEQSICGDYLRLTRELAADPSLPIDLTTFLAPGHEESQLSEAVAIESRENRRRVLQDARRLGVQLLRAE comes from the coding sequence GTGACGCCTGGTTCCCCCTTCCGGTTCATTCAGACCGGTGACATTCATCTCGATCAACCACTCGGCGGACTCGCCGAAGTTCCTAAACACCTGCGCGAGATTTTCTTGAGCGCTCCGCGTCAGGCGTTTCAGCAAGTGGTCGAGAATGCGCTATTGCATGAAGTCGACTTCATGCTGATCACCGGGAATGTGCTTGATGTACGGCAAAGTAGCCCCGTGATTGTCGGTTTCTTGCTCGACCAGCTCGAAACACTCAACGACGCCGGGATTAAGGTCTACTGGATCGGTGGCGAAAGCGACCCACCGGCCCGTTGGCCTGCTTCCATTCATCTGCCAGCCAACGTGCATACCGTCGGCCCTGGTAAGCCGGTCGAGATCCTTCATACCCGCGATGAAGTCGCCATCTGTAATATCATCGCCCAAGGCTTTATCGGGCGCGATCCGAGTTGGGGCCAGTTCCGCCCTGATGCGGCCGGTTTGTTTACAATTGCTGCCCTGCATGGCGATTTTGAATCGGAATCGATCGCCCGTAGCGGCATTCCTTATTGGGCACTCGGCGGAAAAGATCTCCGCAACAAGCTCAATGCTTCGCCAGCAATCGCCATCTATGCCGGCTCTCCCCAAGGACGAACCACCACACACAATGGCCAGCGTGGTTGCACGCTGGTCGAGGTGGACGAGGAAGGTGACATCGCCATGGAAGCGATCCCGACCGATGTCTGCCGCTGGCAAAGTGAAATCATCGAGCTGGAAAACTGCAAAAAGCTCAGCGACCTGACCCAAATCATTCGCAACCGCCTTAACACGCTCAACACCACCAAAGGCAATCGCCAATTGATGATCGATTGGCGCGTTATTGTTGCCAACGAGGCGACACGAGAACTGCTGAAGGAAGAGACTTGGCAACAAGTCACCGACGAATTGAACAAACAGTTCGGCCAGGAACCGATGGGTTCGTGGACCTACGAACTGACCGTCGAAACGGCGTCGGTCATTCCCGAAGCTTGGTACCAGGAACAATCGATCTGCGGCGATTATCTTCGTTTAACCCGAGAACTTGCTGCCGATCCGAGTCTGCCAATCGACCTGACCACTTTTCTGGCCCCGGGGCACGAGGAAAGCCAGCTGTCCGAGGCAGTCGCCATTGAATCACGAGAAAACCGCCGCCGCGTGTTGCAAGACGCACGCCGGCTTGGCGTCCAATTGCTGCGAGCCGAGTGA
- a CDS encoding AAA family ATPase produces the protein MQLNQVQIDGFGVWHDLSVEQLSPTITVLFGHNEAGKSTLLHFLRTMLYGPEPDLERRYLPPLHGGEPGGALRVVGEMGRFKVVRRYNQDGSQEQVWVEGSDGSRQSRAQFDALLEGVDRLTYSNIFAVGLREMQLLATLDDSVAAQKIYELTSGLDRISLAEVMRELETSRCRLISGGEEEALVDQLLERHQTLKREIEQLRGGTQEWSNLLNQRRALQTQIDQFQLKVNDLIRLVQFVELSQTLRPEIQRRDKLRDKIESYGELPEVSRETLRKLHGLQDQIAKKRNRCRDLRTQYTELRERHSAIPVNQELARQAARVDALGEQRQWILSLTQQLQRGDEEIVQIKTEIDDLWDQCGVQTRAGKRPDLTRKQLRSLRDPLRTLEKETEQLEETRKHTSTHEEELLGVESEVEQSLTSLGEEDLNKALHKAGELVNLLRRRIQVEDKIDQIRIQYRESEAETHDLLENQMMPKPEMAGIALMCVLGGTLALHAFLWRPLELAEGLGVIQFMFGSLMVFGGVMMKRRLDTESAQQFDSAKRQLMLLDSQMDKAVAEQKELDILLPRGNGALMARLKTAEDHLTRLEELIPLGHKLGEVREKQETSTRQISDLEQAVAQAKRRWKEALQVLDLPENIDPDKVKSLGRYLAQIHRLRKRLKTLNSEQEIAERERAALLSRITHLAKDVGVHSKTDDALQLLAQLEDDLLRQEGKHKQRTELFEQGQKVRGDFRRVAEEAKELIAEREAILEEASSEDEEAYLSWIVKTEEVEELQIKLEDQNEKIDDKLGTDATLEEVEAWLETTVSKDADEQLAKLLADHDHAEKRMQECFERRGELKVQLETLEKNDRLLHAQLELSEVEAQLEKAIEKWQNLATTSCILEQIRRVYENDRQPETLRLASSYMRKLTDDRYIRIWTPLHENTLFVEERDADSKSLAHLSEGTREQVFLSVRLALIHLFARQGRVLPVILDDVLVNFDSKRSKATAQLFREFAEEGHQLLIFTCHEHIAAMFQEMGADVRQLPKFTGVCQPGLIDIEQPLPQLEYQPEEVEPEPEPEPVPPPKPAPVVEQLPLPEPVVTVKITNLEPEPVIQYELSEYTEVVLPSYMPLPEPEPVVELELKEEEFEEISLPIIELPEEPVRLRCDVLQEDVNYRLKGSDVTEKYRISLSDFDVDLNENVNYRLKEAEGTRPVGIDWDALLAEEPLEEDDEEEEFPVADAILQPEMEFDYAPDPVPEPEPEPESELALLPMETPEPVYVPEPELEIEPEPEPEPAPKPAPAPAPLPPKKVRIRYVYTAHDEFGWDSPRRWYEEKDPRKDQDEVIVQEEVVEEDR, from the coding sequence ATGCAACTTAATCAAGTTCAAATCGACGGGTTCGGCGTTTGGCACGACCTGAGCGTCGAGCAGCTTTCGCCGACGATCACGGTTTTGTTCGGACATAACGAAGCTGGCAAAAGTACGCTGCTGCACTTTCTGCGTACGATGCTGTACGGGCCGGAACCTGATCTCGAACGCCGCTATCTGCCACCGCTGCACGGGGGCGAACCTGGCGGTGCCCTGCGAGTGGTGGGTGAGATGGGCCGTTTCAAGGTCGTCCGCCGCTACAACCAAGACGGCAGCCAAGAACAAGTTTGGGTGGAAGGAAGCGACGGCTCGCGGCAAAGCCGTGCGCAGTTCGACGCCCTGCTGGAAGGAGTCGACCGGCTAACCTACAGCAACATCTTCGCCGTCGGCCTGCGCGAGATGCAGCTTCTCGCCACGCTGGATGATAGTGTCGCCGCCCAAAAGATATACGAGCTTACCAGCGGTCTCGATCGTATTTCGTTGGCCGAGGTGATGCGCGAACTCGAAACTTCGCGATGCCGGTTGATCTCAGGCGGGGAAGAAGAGGCCCTTGTCGATCAACTGCTGGAACGGCATCAAACGCTGAAACGAGAAATCGAACAGCTGCGTGGCGGTACCCAGGAATGGTCGAACTTACTAAACCAACGCCGGGCCCTGCAAACTCAGATCGATCAATTTCAACTAAAAGTGAACGACCTGATTCGCCTGGTCCAGTTTGTGGAACTGAGCCAAACCCTCCGCCCCGAGATTCAGCGAAGGGACAAGCTACGCGACAAAATCGAATCATACGGCGAGTTGCCCGAGGTCTCGCGAGAAACGCTGCGTAAGCTGCACGGCCTGCAAGATCAGATTGCCAAGAAACGTAATCGCTGCCGTGACCTGCGAACCCAATACACCGAGCTCCGAGAACGCCACAGCGCGATTCCTGTGAACCAGGAACTCGCTCGCCAGGCGGCTCGTGTCGATGCCCTTGGCGAACAACGCCAATGGATTCTCTCGCTGACGCAACAGCTACAGCGGGGCGACGAAGAGATTGTCCAGATCAAGACCGAGATCGACGATCTCTGGGATCAGTGCGGCGTGCAAACGCGTGCCGGCAAACGACCAGACCTGACCCGCAAACAGCTTCGTTCGCTGCGAGATCCCCTGCGGACGCTCGAAAAAGAAACCGAGCAGCTCGAAGAAACTCGCAAGCACACTTCCACGCACGAAGAAGAGCTGCTGGGCGTGGAAAGCGAAGTCGAGCAGTCGCTGACCTCGCTGGGAGAAGAAGACCTCAACAAAGCGCTGCATAAAGCTGGCGAACTGGTCAACTTGCTGCGTCGCCGAATTCAAGTCGAAGACAAGATCGACCAGATCCGCATTCAATATCGCGAATCGGAAGCGGAAACACACGATCTGCTCGAAAACCAAATGATGCCCAAGCCTGAGATGGCGGGCATCGCGCTGATGTGCGTGCTGGGCGGCACGCTGGCCCTGCACGCGTTTTTGTGGCGTCCACTGGAGTTGGCCGAAGGGCTTGGTGTCATTCAGTTTATGTTTGGCAGCTTAATGGTCTTCGGCGGCGTGATGATGAAGCGGCGGCTGGACACCGAATCGGCTCAGCAGTTCGATTCGGCCAAACGCCAGCTGATGCTGCTTGACAGCCAAATGGACAAAGCAGTTGCCGAGCAAAAAGAGCTCGATATCCTGCTGCCGCGCGGCAACGGAGCCCTGATGGCCCGGCTCAAAACGGCGGAAGATCATCTTACGCGCTTAGAAGAGCTGATTCCACTCGGTCACAAGCTGGGCGAAGTTCGCGAAAAACAAGAAACGAGCACGCGGCAGATCAGCGACTTGGAACAGGCCGTCGCGCAGGCCAAACGTCGCTGGAAGGAAGCCTTACAGGTTCTCGATTTACCTGAAAATATTGACCCCGACAAAGTCAAATCGCTGGGCCGCTACCTAGCCCAGATTCATCGCCTCCGCAAACGGCTGAAGACGCTTAACAGCGAGCAGGAAATCGCCGAACGAGAACGAGCGGCGCTGCTTAGCCGAATCACTCATCTGGCCAAAGACGTCGGTGTCCACTCCAAAACAGACGACGCCCTGCAGTTGTTGGCCCAGTTGGAAGACGATCTTCTGCGGCAGGAAGGGAAGCACAAGCAGCGTACCGAGCTGTTCGAGCAAGGCCAGAAGGTACGCGGCGATTTCCGCCGAGTCGCCGAGGAAGCCAAAGAGCTGATCGCCGAGCGAGAAGCCATTCTGGAAGAAGCCTCTAGCGAAGACGAAGAAGCCTACCTCAGCTGGATCGTCAAAACCGAAGAGGTCGAAGAACTGCAAATCAAGCTGGAAGATCAGAACGAGAAGATCGACGACAAACTAGGGACCGACGCTACCCTGGAAGAAGTCGAAGCTTGGCTCGAAACGACCGTCAGCAAAGACGCCGACGAGCAGTTGGCCAAACTACTGGCCGACCACGACCATGCTGAAAAACGGATGCAGGAATGCTTCGAGCGTCGTGGCGAATTGAAGGTCCAACTGGAAACGCTAGAAAAGAACGATCGTCTGCTGCATGCCCAACTGGAATTGAGCGAAGTTGAAGCCCAGCTAGAGAAAGCGATTGAAAAGTGGCAAAACTTGGCCACCACTTCCTGCATTCTCGAACAGATTCGTCGCGTTTACGAAAACGATCGTCAGCCAGAAACCCTGCGGTTGGCTTCCAGCTATATGCGAAAGTTGACCGACGACCGTTACATTCGCATTTGGACGCCCCTGCACGAAAACACGCTGTTCGTTGAAGAACGCGATGCTGATTCCAAGTCGCTCGCTCACCTCAGTGAAGGGACCCGCGAGCAAGTCTTCCTTAGCGTTCGCTTGGCGTTGATTCACTTGTTTGCCCGCCAAGGCCGCGTGTTGCCGGTGATTCTGGACGATGTGCTCGTTAATTTCGACTCGAAGCGTTCCAAAGCGACGGCTCAGCTGTTCCGTGAGTTTGCCGAGGAAGGGCATCAACTGCTGATCTTTACCTGCCACGAACATATCGCGGCCATGTTCCAAGAGATGGGCGCCGACGTTCGTCAGTTGCCGAAGTTCACCGGCGTTTGCCAGCCAGGCTTGATCGATATCGAGCAGCCCTTGCCGCAGTTGGAATATCAACCAGAAGAAGTCGAGCCGGAACCAGAACCCGAACCGGTTCCTCCACCGAAGCCTGCGCCGGTCGTCGAGCAATTGCCTCTGCCCGAACCGGTCGTGACTGTCAAGATTACCAACCTCGAACCGGAGCCGGTTATTCAGTACGAACTGTCTGAATACACCGAAGTTGTCCTACCTTCGTACATGCCACTGCCAGAGCCCGAACCGGTGGTCGAGTTGGAACTGAAGGAAGAAGAGTTCGAAGAGATCTCGTTACCTATCATCGAACTTCCCGAAGAGCCCGTCCGGCTTCGCTGCGACGTGCTGCAGGAAGACGTAAACTATCGCCTCAAAGGGAGCGATGTTACTGAGAAATACCGTATTTCGCTTTCCGATTTTGATGTCGATCTGAACGAGAACGTCAACTATCGCTTGAAAGAAGCCGAGGGGACTCGTCCGGTTGGAATCGATTGGGATGCCTTGCTGGCCGAAGAACCCCTGGAAGAGGACGACGAGGAAGAAGAATTCCCCGTTGCCGATGCCATCTTGCAGCCCGAAATGGAATTCGACTACGCTCCTGATCCCGTGCCCGAACCCGAACCAGAGCCGGAATCAGAATTGGCGTTGTTGCCAATGGAAACGCCGGAACCGGTGTATGTACCGGAGCCTGAATTGGAAATTGAGCCAGAGCCTGAGCCGGAGCCCGCACCCAAGCCGGCCCCTGCCCCTGCTCCACTTCCTCCTAAGAAGGTGCGAATTCGTTATGTCTACACGGCTCACGACGAGTTCGGTTGGGATTCGCCTCGTCGCTGGTACGAAGAGAAAGATCCGCGCAAAGATCAAGACGAAGTGATCGTCCAGGAAGAAGTGGTCGAGGAAGACCGCTAA
- a CDS encoding phosphoribosyl-ATP diphosphatase, whose amino-acid sequence MSGEANSNNPSHVLAALMAVIEDRRANPPEKSYTTKLFKGGVPKIGEKIMEEAAEVVEAAGEEGDEGRQHLIYEAGDLIYHLFVMLGHREIPLSEVEAELARRFGVSGIDEKASRPPK is encoded by the coding sequence TTGTCCGGCGAAGCGAACTCGAATAACCCTTCCCATGTCTTAGCTGCGTTGATGGCGGTGATCGAAGATCGTCGTGCCAATCCGCCGGAAAAGTCGTACACCACCAAATTGTTTAAGGGTGGCGTCCCCAAGATCGGTGAAAAGATCATGGAAGAAGCGGCGGAAGTGGTCGAGGCGGCCGGAGAAGAGGGAGACGAAGGACGCCAGCATTTGATTTACGAAGCGGGCGACCTGATCTACCACTTATTTGTCATGCTCGGCCATCGCGAGATCCCCCTCTCGGAAGTCGAAGCGGAACTGGCTCGTCGATTCGGTGTTTCTGGCATCGACGAAAAAGCATCTCGTCCGCCAAAGTAA
- the mqnC gene encoding cyclic dehypoxanthinyl futalosine synthase: protein MIAKLLDKAVAGERLTPEEGLQILESNDLLAIGRAADAVSRRLHPENYRTYNIDRNINYTNICTAVCHFCAFYRGPKSEEGYVLPREEILKKVEETVALGGDQILMQGGLHPKYKLEWYEELLQDIKRNFPQINLHAFSPPEIYHFTKVNKLPLQEVLSRLKEAGLGSLPGGGAEILVDRVRDVLTRGKVMTDDWLDVMRVWHELGGRSSATMMFGHVETLAERIEHLERVRQLQDETGGFTAFICWTFQPDNTDMADVPARGTFEYLKTQALSRLYLDNIPNIQSSWVTQGLKVGQLAMLYGANDMGSLMIEENVVAEAGTVHFLTLQEIRDAITELGYEPRQRNVHYELFPKEHEMKAVQANALRQKELVTLT from the coding sequence ATGATTGCAAAATTGCTTGATAAAGCCGTTGCCGGCGAACGACTTACCCCCGAAGAAGGTCTGCAGATTCTCGAGTCGAACGACCTGTTGGCGATTGGCCGAGCCGCCGACGCCGTTTCGCGTCGACTGCATCCGGAGAATTACCGGACCTACAACATCGATCGCAACATCAACTACACGAACATTTGCACCGCCGTGTGCCACTTCTGCGCTTTCTATCGCGGTCCTAAAAGCGAAGAAGGTTACGTTTTGCCCCGTGAAGAGATCCTCAAGAAGGTCGAGGAAACGGTCGCTCTCGGCGGGGATCAAATCTTGATGCAAGGTGGTCTGCACCCGAAGTACAAACTGGAGTGGTACGAGGAACTGCTGCAAGATATCAAACGCAACTTCCCCCAAATCAATCTCCACGCGTTTAGTCCCCCCGAGATTTACCACTTCACCAAAGTGAACAAGCTGCCGCTGCAGGAAGTCCTATCCCGGCTGAAAGAGGCTGGCCTGGGAAGTTTGCCGGGTGGTGGGGCTGAAATTCTGGTCGACCGCGTCCGCGACGTTCTCACTCGCGGCAAGGTCATGACTGACGATTGGCTGGACGTAATGCGCGTCTGGCACGAACTGGGAGGGCGCAGTTCCGCCACAATGATGTTCGGGCATGTGGAAACCCTCGCCGAGCGAATCGAACATCTTGAACGCGTACGGCAACTGCAAGACGAAACGGGCGGCTTCACGGCGTTCATCTGCTGGACCTTCCAGCCTGATAATACCGACATGGCTGATGTGCCGGCACGTGGCACGTTCGAGTACCTCAAAACCCAGGCCCTCTCGCGGCTTTACCTCGACAACATCCCCAACATTCAATCAAGCTGGGTGACCCAGGGGTTGAAAGTAGGACAACTGGCCATGCTGTACGGAGCGAACGACATGGGCAGCTTGATGATCGAAGAGAACGTCGTCGCGGAAGCAGGCACCGTTCACTTCCTCACGCTGCAAGAGATTCGCGACGCGATCACCGAACTCGGCTACGAACCACGCCAACGCAACGTTCACTACGAGTTGTTCCCCAAAGAACACGAAATGAAAGCCGTGCAAGCAAACGCCCTGCGTCAGAAAGAACTAGTCACGCTGACGTAA
- a CDS encoding menaquinone biosynthetic enzyme MqnA/MqnD family protein has translation MNDVALKPRVGAVRYLNTKPLVYDLDQADTPFTLSFDYPSRLADQLSLGLLDVALIPSIEYFLGKDYRIITDACIGCLGPVWSVKIFFRTPPQQVKTLALDEGSRTSAALAKILLAERVGVRPQLQALPLGSDMRDCEADAMLLIGDRAIHPPAIDAVEVWDLGETWVEWTGLPFVFAMWVARPGIATEEIAKRLMEARDGGMENLEKIAEREAAKYQLTTSECFHYFHDNLHFTLGPQEKEGLMRYYHYAVQLGLAPSGRTPIYDDCKIA, from the coding sequence GTGAACGACGTCGCACTGAAGCCCCGCGTGGGGGCTGTTCGTTATCTGAACACCAAACCCTTGGTTTATGACTTAGACCAAGCGGATACGCCGTTTACGCTTAGTTTCGACTATCCTTCGCGTCTGGCCGACCAACTGTCGCTCGGGCTGTTGGATGTCGCTTTGATTCCCTCGATTGAATACTTCTTGGGAAAAGACTACCGCATCATTACCGATGCTTGCATTGGTTGCTTGGGGCCGGTTTGGAGCGTGAAGATCTTTTTCCGCACGCCCCCACAGCAGGTTAAAACCTTAGCCCTCGATGAAGGCTCGCGCACCAGTGCCGCCCTCGCCAAGATTTTGTTGGCTGAACGCGTCGGCGTTCGCCCGCAGCTACAAGCGTTGCCACTCGGAAGCGACATGCGCGACTGCGAAGCAGATGCGATGTTGCTGATTGGCGACCGAGCGATTCACCCGCCGGCGATCGACGCCGTGGAAGTGTGGGACTTGGGCGAAACCTGGGTCGAGTGGACTGGCCTGCCGTTTGTCTTTGCCATGTGGGTCGCCCGCCCCGGCATCGCGACGGAAGAGATCGCCAAGCGGTTGATGGAAGCCAGAGATGGCGGCATGGAAAATCTAGAAAAGATTGCCGAACGGGAAGCCGCCAAGTACCAACTGACCACAAGCGAGTGTTTCCACTACTTCCACGATAATTTACATTTCACGCTGGGCCCTCAAGAAAAAGAAGGGCTGATGCGATATTACCACTACGCAGTGCAATTGGGACTGGCACCAAGCGGCAGGACACCGATTTACGATGATTGCAAAATTGCTTGA
- a CDS encoding prolyl oligopeptidase family serine peptidase, translating to MRHLLPFSLVVCLLPAFLWADGPADNIPENVRPVPPIGIELPQQDADELKAGLAQLNDLIQQLKMRRDLHTPQMLPDVEIFSRALHQALEYQELFQPNDVKAAKQTLTEGLSRAESLLEGKTPWTTQTGLVVRGYRSKIDQTVQPYGLEIPENYHFDQNDPFRLDVWLHGRGERSTEANFIAEHMRKPGQYQPANTVVLHPFGRYCNAFKFAGEIDILEAMDDVKKNYRIDDNRVAIRGFSMGGAGCWQMAVHYPDLFFAANPGAGFSETPLFLDVFQKETLEPTWYEKKLWQWYDCPGYAENLFNLPTIAYSGEIDIQKQAADVMEETLAKEDMPLTHIIGPQTKHSIHADSKKIISAKLDALAEVGRDTMPRRIQFATFTLRYPQMFWVRVNGLEEHWKPAHVRAMVHFQNNVSIATENVSRLELVFPPGQTELYVGRKVQLSFFKANAAERQEPQTLKVDGPETDRSWTCKLEKTADGWQEGWSEPSGLAKVPGLQGPIDDAFLDSFVVVSPTGQAWNENVNTWAIGEMDHFVQEWRRQFRGDALVQTDAKLTDEQIANSNLILFGDPGSNAVLAKIADKLPIEWGQESITVGDKNFKSSENAPVMIYPNPLNPKKYVVINSGFTYREYAYLNNARQVPKLPDWAIVDTTTKPNALWPGKIVAADFFDEAWQLKPAK from the coding sequence ATGCGACACCTCCTCCCTTTCTCGCTCGTTGTTTGTTTGCTCCCTGCCTTTCTGTGGGCCGATGGGCCTGCGGATAACATCCCGGAAAACGTTCGCCCGGTTCCGCCCATTGGAATCGAACTGCCTCAGCAAGACGCCGACGAACTAAAAGCTGGCCTCGCGCAGCTCAACGACTTGATCCAGCAACTCAAGATGCGGCGCGATCTGCACACGCCGCAGATGCTGCCGGACGTCGAGATCTTTTCGCGGGCTCTGCATCAGGCCCTTGAATACCAAGAGCTGTTCCAGCCCAACGATGTCAAAGCGGCCAAGCAAACGCTGACAGAAGGGCTCAGCCGGGCAGAAAGTTTACTGGAAGGGAAAACGCCTTGGACAACGCAAACCGGGCTGGTTGTGCGGGGGTATCGCTCGAAGATCGACCAAACGGTTCAACCGTATGGGCTCGAAATCCCCGAGAACTACCACTTCGATCAGAATGATCCATTCCGACTCGATGTCTGGCTCCACGGTCGTGGCGAACGGAGCACCGAGGCAAATTTCATTGCCGAACACATGCGCAAACCAGGACAGTACCAACCAGCGAACACGGTCGTACTGCATCCCTTCGGTCGCTACTGCAACGCGTTCAAGTTCGCCGGCGAGATCGACATCTTGGAAGCGATGGACGACGTGAAGAAGAATTACCGCATCGACGACAACCGAGTGGCGATTCGCGGTTTTTCGATGGGTGGGGCTGGCTGCTGGCAGATGGCCGTGCATTACCCGGATTTGTTCTTTGCCGCTAATCCGGGCGCTGGCTTTTCGGAAACACCGTTGTTCTTAGACGTGTTCCAAAAAGAAACCCTCGAACCGACTTGGTACGAAAAGAAGCTTTGGCAGTGGTACGATTGCCCCGGCTATGCCGAAAACTTGTTTAACCTGCCTACGATTGCCTATAGCGGCGAAATCGACATCCAGAAGCAAGCCGCCGATGTGATGGAAGAGACCCTGGCCAAGGAAGACATGCCGCTAACACATATCATCGGGCCGCAAACAAAGCACTCGATTCATGCCGACTCGAAGAAGATCATCTCCGCCAAGCTCGACGCGCTGGCGGAAGTAGGACGCGATACGATGCCGCGGCGAATTCAATTCGCGACGTTTACCCTGCGTTATCCGCAGATGTTTTGGGTTCGTGTAAATGGACTGGAAGAGCATTGGAAGCCAGCACATGTCCGAGCGATGGTCCACTTCCAAAACAATGTTTCTATCGCCACCGAAAATGTATCGCGATTAGAGCTAGTCTTTCCGCCAGGGCAAACCGAACTTTACGTTGGCCGGAAGGTGCAATTGAGTTTCTTCAAAGCGAATGCGGCCGAACGCCAAGAACCGCAGACCTTGAAAGTCGACGGTCCGGAAACCGATCGTTCGTGGACCTGCAAGCTAGAGAAAACCGCTGACGGCTGGCAAGAAGGTTGGAGCGAACCAAGTGGTTTGGCCAAAGTTCCTGGGCTGCAAGGGCCAATCGACGACGCGTTCCTTGACTCATTCGTTGTGGTTAGCCCAACCGGGCAAGCCTGGAACGAAAACGTGAACACGTGGGCAATCGGCGAGATGGATCACTTCGTGCAAGAATGGCGGCGTCAATTCCGTGGCGACGCGCTCGTTCAAACCGACGCCAAGCTCACCGACGAACAGATCGCCAACAGCAATCTTATTTTGTTCGGCGATCCTGGCAGCAATGCGGTTCTAGCCAAGATTGCCGATAAGTTGCCGATTGAGTGGGGGCAAGAGTCAATCACCGTCGGGGACAAGAACTTTAAGTCGAGCGAGAACGCCCCGGTAATGATCTATCCGAACCCGCTTAATCCGAAGAAATACGTGGTGATCAACAGCGGCTTTACCTATCGCGAATACGCCTATCTCAACAATGCCCGCCAAGTGCCGAAGCTACCAGACTGGGCGATTGTTGACACGACCACCAAGCCGAATGCCCTCTGGCCAGGCAAAATCGTGGCTGCCGATTTCTTTGATGAAGCCTGGCAATTGAAACCAGCAAAGTAA